A region from the Rhodamnia argentea isolate NSW1041297 chromosome 7, ASM2092103v1, whole genome shotgun sequence genome encodes:
- the LOC115750906 gene encoding uncharacterized protein LOC115750906, translated as MKFFSDLRSCYRSGADADAVPTSMRQEEAHAPLSDGGGGVGLAGRRRRSSGGRTRADPGGHWRPALSAISEDHNVAVRAAEAKSRERGANSAKRPSPPKRRSAAKRAQSFSDREDYRPNPLSMFMPAFSPTPFMI; from the exons ATGAAGTTCTTCTCGGACCTACGCTCGTGTTACCGCTCCGGTGCCGACGCCGACGCCGTTCCAACCTCGATGCGGCAGGAGGAAGCGCACGCCCCTCTCTcggacggcggcggcggggtcGGTCTCGCCGGACGGAGGCGCAGGTCGTCCGGCGGGAGGACGAGGGCCGACCCGGGAGGGCACTGGCGTCCGGCGCTCTCGGCCATCTCGGAGGACCACAACGTCGCCGTCCGGGCGGCGGAAGCGAAGAGCAGAGAGCGCGGCGCGAACTCCGCGAAGAGGCCGTCGCCCCCGAAACGCAGATCCGCCGCGAAGAGAGCTCAGAGTTTTAGCGACAGGGAAGACTACCG GCCGAACCCATTATCGATGTTCATGCCAGCTTTCTCGCCAACGCCGTTTATGATCTGA